A segment of the Marmota flaviventris isolate mMarFla1 chromosome 2, mMarFla1.hap1, whole genome shotgun sequence genome:
atgtttttaaaatcagttatCTTATTACCACACttgatttttgttgctgttgctattaaaaaatgcattcttttttcagtattctttatgtttattaattaaaaaaaaattgagaggcAGGTGTAATGATGTACACCCTACTATCAACTACTTAGgaagcggaggcaggaggattgcaaattcaacatcagcctgggcaactgagtgagaccctgtttcaaaataaaaaacaaaaagaactagagatgtagctcagtggtagagtgcccctaggtttggTTTTTAATCCtgcaaaacacaaataaacaaaatatatataaatttgttacATGTGTTTAAATTATCATaacttttctattcttttgtatttatatgattaatattaataatttcctTAATTTTACAATAAGCTTGTTGTGTTTTGCCTGTTGAGATTCTAAGAATTTAGTATTTATTGTAGACTaaactagaattttcttttttgtgttgtcTTTGCCTGGCTTTATAATCCAAATAGATTATTTGCTTCATGAAAttgtgaaaacaaaacagaatattttttctatatttctatattaaaacaaaacagtacataaaatagaaacaagTCTTAGAGTATCTAAAAAACTGTTCTGGAAAAGTCAAAATTGTCTTACTTAAATGAGagctttttgataatttttttctatttcttcagttttcaaTTTCTGGTTgcattaattttgcttttttcttttacatttttaacctTATTTAGCATTTTCAAGTTATTGAAACAAAACTGTATTTGACCTTTCTCAATAATGTTTTACCATTCTTCTTGATATAAcatcttttacatttttcaattttactttaaaaacaaaatagccaACCCAATGATTTGCCAGTTTtatccagttttgttttgttgctcttTTTGAAGAATCAACCAATCTTTTTAgcacttcaaattattttaaaattttctggttaattaatttttaatgtcaattttttctgttttcccctgtttatatatatatatatgtgtgtgtgtgtgtgtgtgtgtgtgtgtgtgtgtatattttacaTTCCTCATTTTATTCTTACTAATAGGGGTCTTGCTTTGTGGCCCAggctaattttgttttgtttgtttgtttgtttgcattcaAGTTTGCAATAAAGCTattgaaattatgaaaatagttttttgaattttcattagtGCAAATGTCACTCATtagataaatataagaaatatatagaGGCTATGTAGAGAAGAAGATATAGAGAAGTAtaaagatataagaaaatatacCCACACAAGCCCTCCAGAACTCAACGTCCTGGCTTCAAAATGTGAACACTGTGATTCTCTTATATTTTGTAAACACAAAATGGACAATAGGCCAATAGCCATAATACTAACTGAGTGGTGTAAGAAGctggtttaaaaattaaaattatccaaGGTTGAATCAAGGTTGTGGGTAGTTAAGAGTTGACTATATCATTGGGCAATTACACTGTATCTGTCTCTGAGAATCTTCAGAGACAAATGGCTCAATTATAAGGACTTTAAAGCACACACCTATTTACATTGCTTTACATCTTAGAAACCTCCACAGCATTTTCTTGCCACATACCTGGAGTCTACTGCCTTGAGAGCTGTGTTTTTTAAATCAGTTGTCTTTTCTTCAGAGGTTTTGTCACTCATTTCTTTTGATATGTTTGCCTCACTTCTTGCTGCACTCAAAGTAGTATGAAAACACCTTTCACCTTGGAAAGTAAGTGTTATGTCTGAGATGGTGACACGTTTTGAGGATTCTTTGAATTCACTCTTACTTTTTGTATCTCGTAGACATCCAGGCTTCATAGTGCTTTCcactttttcctttgaaaatgacAAAGCAATAGCAAGTCAGGTAATAGAAGAGTGTGATATAGAAATAGATTATTTATGGAGCAGTATCTAGTACAGTAATCATTTCATTCACATTTACTGAGTGTGCACAGGTGTTGGAGGCAGGCAGTGTGGGAACTATGGCCTGCCTCACTGCAGCCTCATTTTGTGATGTGCACCAGTGTCACCTCACATAAAACAAGTAGCACTTATAATTACAGCATTTCTTGTCTGCGAATTGTGGGGGCAAGGaatgttttctgaaaatgttaGTCTCCTAGTCTACGAGCAACAAAGATATGATAGAGGCTTGGAGTTCATAATAATACTagtctttgtttttcaaaagattAAAAGCCTGTACCTAAAATCTAATACCCTAAAATCTCTCCCCATTCTTCTAATTTCCTGGAATCTGTTACTATGCCACTTCTTAGTCACTTACTGATCACAGCAGAATCTCTCATTCAGGCTGGTGAACCCCAAAGCTTGTGTTAACATTCCTCACATCTGTACCTTCTTCCTCCCATTGCCCCTACCTGGTCCATTACCTCTattatatttccttaaaaataatgtaGTAATCtggatctggggttgtggctcagtggtagagtgctcagcactacctaaaaaaattaataaataaaaataaaggtgttaaaaATAGTGtgataatcttattttaaaagataacactttcctttttttccctgaaaattaAAGCTATTTATATTATAGAATACTTGGAAAATCCTCTAAGGAATAAAGTGAAAGGTAGAAATTATTCCTTGCATGAAGCCACTGTCCAAAAAAAGCCATTCCTCTGGCACAATTATTTCCCATctctttgttaatttatttattttttattatatctgcTTTGACATTGTTTTGAAGTTGCTGCCTACATTTTTTCACCTAACATTTCATTACTATAAGCATTTTCCTCCTGTCATTAATAATTGTGTAAAaacacttgatttttttcataattaaaaataatttatctttattataGGAAACAGAGAATCCAAAACAGTATAAACAAGACATAAGTGGCCCATAGTCCTACAATCTAAAGATTAACTGctattcactatatatatatatttatttctttgtatgtgtgtgtgtaaatgtatttttacatCCCAGagaacatattgttcatttttcacTCAAATTTATATCATATACACTTTTCCAGGTTAAGAAacattcttaaataattttaataactacAAAATAGTAATTCATTTAACAAAGTTTTACTCAGTGCCTATGATATTATCAGGCACTATGGTAGCTCCTGAATAAGATAAATATGACATCTGCTCTTCATAAAATTTGTTTAGCTATTCCTAGTAGATATTTAGGTTACTTCCGTGCTTTCATTATTATAAGCATGGGAAGCATAAGATATGATtaatgtgtgtgcgtgcgtgtgtgctcAACCAGAACCTTGTGAGTGCTAAGTATGTTCTACCACTGATATGCACTCACAGCCTATAACTAACATCTTTGTAATTAAATCTTCATTTCTGTCAAAGggtacaaatatttttaaggttcTTGACTCAGAATTATTTCAAGAAAACTGACCCAATTCTCATTTATACTATAAATCTCTACAAATTCCCAGTTGACTACACTTTTGCTAATATTGATagtgtttattcttttaatttttaacttttttgcagtgcagattgaacccagggccttgaacatgtcAGGCACTCTACCTTAAGTACTcgtacagcttttttttttgagatgggatctcactaagttgcccagactggtctcaaacttgagatcctctgcctgcctcagcctccaaaacagctggaattacaagcatgtgtcccTGAGTCTAGTTCTGtgtctgttcttttttttatttttttagttgttgatagacctttatttatttatatgtggtgttgagaatctaacccagtgcctcacacatgccaggcaagtgtgctgccGCTGAGCCACAGGTCTCAGCCCCTGTGTCTGTTCTTTTAATTAACAATTACATgggttaaatattttttgtaggaGCTCTGTGCATGGAGAAATAGGAGTCGCTGGTCAATAGGAAGAACAAGTTCTGATATTCTATTGCACAGCATAACGGCTATAGATTGTAAAATaccagaaaagagaaatttaattttttttctagtattatttaTGCTCAACTTCTTCTGTGAAACTTCTGTCCTCATCCTTTGATCTATTTCTATTGTGAGCCTAGTGGAGAAATTTTAGCAGTTTTCTTCAGACTGATCTCTTCACCTATTATGCATCCTGCCATCAGAttaatctttaaaacaaacaaaaaacaaaacaactccttCATTCCCTTACACagccctaagttgctaaggttttCTCAGAATGAAGTCTCCACTTCTTGATTTGGCATTCAAGGTTTACAAGCAACTTTCCAATCCTATATGCTAATATTCTCCACACATATTATGCTCCATCTTATTTGAATTAACCTGAATATGGCTTTGTTTTTCCACTTCCTGGACTTTGCCTAGTGAAGTTTCATCCCTTTCTTCAAGTTACTGGGCACttctctatatatttaaaatttaaaacagtctTACTTTTATTAATGTCCTCATTTTGGAGGTGAAGAAACGGAGGATCACGTAGGTCCAGTGAGCTATTCAAAGTCACACAACTAACATGCAGCAGGTTAAGAATCTAACCCAGGTTTTCTGACTACTCCTCATTTCTTTCTATTACACCATAGCTTTCAGGCACTAGGTTAAGTTTGACAGTAAGGATGGTTGCTGCCTATTTCAAGAGATATCATACAACCCCTTTACACCAGGTCTCAGGGATCAGATCTCATTTTTAAACTTAGGTCACTCACAGACGGCTCCACAGGTGATAATTAATGTCACCTGACTGAGAACTGTGACCTTGTTTATTGCTCTAGTGCTTGATTATTAAAGAATCAAAGTCTTCCATGTCACATACCTTTTCCTATTGTTTGGCTCTTATTATGTCATCATTTTCAAACACCACAGTGACTCCTGAGAAGTTTGAGGCATTAGAGCTATGTGTGTCTTCTGTGGCCTCTACGACTTCTGTGATTTCTGTGACGATATTTACATCTGGAACCTCTGGGACCTCATTTTCTGGAACATCTGTCACATCTGTGACGTCGGTGACATCTTCAAGTTCCGAGAAATCTATGCTGTCCATGACATGAATGCCTTCGGTCCATGTGTATGGATGTGGGTTCTGTATAGTTGAGAACTCTGTAATGTCCATGATGTCCACGGAGCCTGTGATATCTGTGCTGTTTGTGATTTCTGAAAAGCTTGAGACCTCTGATGCTTTGAGAACTTTGATTTTCTCATGATTCAAGAGGGAGATGAGGTCCACCCACTGAGAAAATAAGGCCTCCTGTTTATATGGAGGAGCACAGAGCTGTAAGTAGTAGGCTCGGCCACTCACCAGCTTTAATTTGAGGCGCAAGTTCTTAGCATCATGCACAGAAAGAGTAACAAACTGCAGAGGGAGAAACCTGAAAATGAATGCAAATGTAACATTATCTGGAGACCTGGTTGGAGACCTGGTTGGAGACCTATAAAACAacctttccttttatattttgtgtcAGCTTGAAGAGTGAGACTCAGGAAAAGGACTTTTGTCCCAGATAGTTCTGAAGGAGGACTCCTCAGAGTCATCTCATCCTAATCATGTGTCTAGAACTCTGATATACTAAAAAATGAGAATGCCACCTATTTATCAtgagaaaatatgcattttaattaaCTCTAAAAGAGCTGTGTCTCAGAGAaattaagtgatttgcccaaCATTGTAGAGCAAGTGACTGACCGAGACAAGACCAGAGCTAATTCTGATGGCAGCCAGGACGTTGCGTGGAGAGGAGGCGTGTTCTTGGGAGATTATTTATTATGAGTCATCAGTTTTTGTtacttaggtttatttatttaattttatttattttatttttaaaaaaatatttattttttagttgtagttggatgcaatgcacttattttatttatttgtatgtggtgctgaggattgaacccagggccttgcacatgcaaggcaagcgctctactgctgagccacaacctcagccccaggtttatttatttttaaattaactgcCTGTTTGACTTTGTCATAAACCATGTTCCTTGACTTTGAGAACAGTTTTACGTCATTTGCATTAGGGAATGCAAGTGAGATGCTTCTTTGGAGCAATTGTCATCAGCGGTTCCATTTCCACAGGGCTCATGCATATTTTCTAAGAGATTCTTAACCTCTTCTCTTTGTAACTCACCTTGTAAGCACCAGCTTCCCTGTAGAAGGGGATGTCAGGAGACTTTCAAACAGGGGTTCTGAACGTTTTTTAGCAGCAGGTGTCAAATGTGCTAGCAGCATCACATTGGGAGTCTTCTGGGTGGAACTGGAAGAACAGATGCCTACAGTCACCCAGTTGGCTTGATTATGGAGGTAAATGGATTCACCTCTTCTGTTGACCTGAGTGCAGAGAACAagacaatgatttaaaaaaaaaaaaaaaaaaaaaaaaaaatatatatatatatatatatatatatatatatatatatatatatatatatatatatatatttagttgttgttggacctttattttattccttttttttatatgtggtgctgagaattgaaaccaggcCTCATGAGAGACAAGGGTTCTCCAtagaaccacagccccagcctgaaGATGATTTTTGATGAAAGTCACAAAATAGGAAGCCTCCCTTACTGGATCAATGTAAGAGAAGTCAGGATACAGAGGGGAAATTAATCATGAtgtatttattcctttgtttgtttgggttaATTTTTGGAGATACCACAAGTGAATAGACATAATCCCTTCATGTGTGGGGGTCTCCCAGGGAAGACAAACATTAAACAACTTAAGTAACTAATTATTACTGTAGCAAGTATTACCAAGAACAAATTCTGGGAACATTTAACAGAGCACTTAGCTTAGGGTGGGATATAGCCAGTGATGTGACAGTAAATGTTTAACAGAAGATTCACTTACTCataaactttttgaaaatgtaaCTGATAGTTGGGTAGCAGGAGATGAAagctaatctcagcaacttagcaaaacttgcagcaactttgtaagaccctatttcaaaataaaaaaggactagaactatggtttagtggtaaagtactcctgggttcaatacccagtattaaaaacaacaacaacaaaatgttacaGATACATTGGGCAGTGGTAAGAGGGCTtacatagcatgcatgaggccctgactTTGATCCCTggcaacacaaaaaataaatacataaataaatgaaaactaaaataaaatgttactgaTATAAAAGATGAGCACCATACAATTTACATAAAACACACAATATTCTTTACTTTTAATACCATAGAGTCAAGTAACGTATTCTATAAACCTTTGTCAAACTCTTGCATCCGTAACCTCAAGAACATAGATAACTCTTGGAAGATCAAGTGGCGgcgagggggctggggatgtggctcaagcggtagcgcgctcacctggcatgcgcggggtgctgggttcgatcctcagcaccacataaaaataaaataaagatgttgtgtccaccgaaaactgaaaaataaatattaaaaaaaaaaaaaaaaaaaaaaaaagatggcggcgaggggagtgcattgcccccgtgtgccgcgtcactgagTGGGaaaatgacgagtcaggacggctaaaggctatcttgttaggaatttccagcaatagtggggtgctccggaacctggaggaaggatttccatcgcacgaggatcagctacggggactcaaacgtgagagatttgttgcacggagggttacactgcttattcagcaaatcgccccacggctagagtctgcagcgcgtg
Coding sequences within it:
- the Garin2 gene encoding LOW QUALITY PROTEIN: Golgi-associated RAB2 interactor protein 2 (The sequence of the model RefSeq protein was modified relative to this genomic sequence to represent the inferred CDS: substituted 1 base at 1 genomic stop codon), whose amino-acid sequence is MKKINRKSTNEQDALCAPQPCSPGDLQNMLDGGEYAPFVSPPMLESNFIQVNRRGESIYLHNQANWVTVGICSSSSTQKTPNVMLLAHLTPAAKKRSEPLFESLLTSPSTGKLVLTRFLPLQFVTLSVHDAKNLRLKLKLVSGRAYYLQLCAPPYKQEALFSQWVDLISLLNHEKIKVLKASEVSSFSEITNSTDITGSVDIMDITEFSTIQNPHPYTWTEGIHVMDSIDFSELEDVTDVTDVTDVPENEVPEVPDVNIVTEITEVVEATEDTHSSNASNFSGVTVVFENDDIIRAKQXEKEKVESTMKPGCLRDTKSKSEFKESSKRVTISDITLTFQGERCFHTTLSAARSEANISKEMSDKTSEEKTTDLKNTALKAVDSRSMRTHSHPSGLYSFSVFPLISISFPLFTLLLFIFPHSYTLTLNTTLFPAKAKS